The Salmo salar chromosome ssa06, Ssal_v3.1, whole genome shotgun sequence genome window below encodes:
- the pou3f2a gene encoding POU domain, class 3, transcription factor 2a, whose product MATAASNHYSVLTTASSTPRQHSESGSMQQAAVYRDAHTLLQNDYTLPGSGHPLSHAHQWITALSHGDGAPWPSSLLGEQDVKPILQSDREELQNSASLQQQQQQQRHPHLAHQAHHDARAWRTSTASTHIPGMATSDGQSLVYSQSGFGLGGPEQMHHHSLQEEDHHSHSPHLSEHGGGVQSSLSHHQHGGHPENSDEDTPTSDDLEQFAKQFKQRRIKLGFTQADVGLALGTLYGNVFSQTTICRFEALQLSFKNMCKLKPLLNKWLEEADSTSGSPTSLDKIAAQGRKRKKRTSIEVGIKGALESHFLKSPKPGGAEITSIADSLQLEKEVVRVWFCNRRQKEKRMTPIGGQLPGTEDMYGDTPPHHGAQTPVQ is encoded by the coding sequence ATGGCGACCGCAGCGTCCAACCACTACAGTGTCCTAACTACCGCCAGCAGCACGCCGCGGCAGCACTCGGAGTCCGGGAGCATGCAGCAGGCAGCGGTGTACAGGGACGCGCACACCCTGCTCCAGAACGACTACACGCTACCGGGCAGCGGTCATCCGCTTAGCCACGCTCACCAGTGGATCACGGCTCTGTCGCACGGGGACGGGGCTCCGTGGCCGTCGAGTCTCCTCGGAGAGCAGGACGTGAAGCCCATTCTGCAAAGCGACCGAGAGGAGCTGCAGAATTCCGCTAGTctgcagcaacagcaacagcagcagcgacACCCTCACCTAGCGCACCAGGCACATCACGACGCCAGGGCATGGCGAACAAGCACGGCCTCCACGCACATTCCCGGTATGGCTACATCTGATGGCCAGAGCCTGGTGTACTCCCAGTCTGGGTTCGGCCTGGGAGGACCAGAGCAGATGCACCACCACTCCCTGCAGGAGGAAGACCACCACAGCCACAGCCCACATCTGAGCGAGCATGGAGGCGGGGTACAGTCGTCCCTCTCGCACCACCAGCACGGGGGACACCCGGAAAACTCGGACGAGGACACGCCGACCTCGGACGACCTGGAGCAGTTTGCCAAGCAGTTCAAGCAGCGGCGCATCAAACTGGGCTTTACCCAAGCTGACGTGGGGCTGGCGCTGGGGACCCTTTATGGAAATGTATTTTCTCAAACCACTATCTGCAGATTCGAGGCGCTTCAACTGAGCTTCAAAAACATGTGTAAACTCAAACCACTGCTTAACAAATGGCTGGAGGAGGCGGATTCCACCTCGGGGAGCCCCACCAGCCTGGATAAGATCGCGGcgcaggggaggaagaggaaaaaGAGGACCTCCATCGAGGTGGGCATAAAGGGGGCTTTGGagagccattttctcaaaagtccCAAACCAGGCGGCGCGGAGATCACCTCCATAGCGGACAGCCTGCAGCTGGAGAAGGAGGTGGTGAGGGTTTGGTTTTGTAACAGGCGGCAGAAGGAGAAGAGGATGACGCCCATTGGAGGACAGTTACCGGGAACGGAGGACATGTATGGGGACACACCACCTCACCACGGCGCTCAAACCCCGGTACAATGA